CTGCGGACGCTGGACGACCTGCTCAGCCACCTGCCGGACGTCACCCCGCAGCAGCGCGGCAAGCGCGGGCTCGCCGACCAGCTGCCGAACGCACCCGGCGTGTACCTTTTCCGCGGGCCCAACGACGAGGTGCTCTACGTGGGCACCGCGACCGACCTGCGGCGCCGGGTCCGGCAGTACTTCACCGCGGGCGAGCGGCGCAGCCGGGTCAAGGAGATGGTGGCGATCGCCGAGCGCGTCGACCACGTCGAGTGCGCGCACCCGCTGGAAGCCGAGGTTCGCGAACTTCGGCTGCTCGCAGCGCACCAACCGCGCTACAACCGCCGCTCGAAGCACCCGCAGCGCGCCTGGTGGGTGGTGCTGACCGACGAGCCGTTCCCGCGCCTGTCGATCGTCCGGGCCCCGAAAACCGGCGCACTGGGCCCCTTCCGGTCCCGACACACCGCGGCCGACGCCGTCGAAGCGCTGCAAGCGGTGACCGCGGTGCGCCGCTGCACTGAACGCATCTCGGCGCGCGACCCGCAGGGACGGCCGTGCGCCCTGTACGAGCTGGGGCGCTGCGGAGCGCCCTGTGCCGGTCTCCAGAGCGCTGCGGAGTACGAACCCGAGGTGATCTCCATCCGCGAGGTCATCGGCGGCCGCAGCGTCGTTCTGCTGGAGCGCCTGCGCGGCGAGCTCGACCGGCTCTCAGCGGCGCAGCGGTTCGAGGACGCCGCCGCGCACCGCGACCAGCTCGCGGGCCTGGTGCGCTCGCTGGACCGGGGTCAGCGGCTGGCCGCGCTGGCTTCGGTCGCGGAGCTGGTCGCGGCCCGGCCGGACGGTCGCGGCGGCTGGCACCTGGCGGTGATCCGCCACGGCAAGCTCGCCGCCGCGGGCACCGCACGCCGCGGTGTGCCGCCGATGCCCGTCGTGGACCTGCTGCAGGCATCGGCGGAAACCGTCATCCCCGGGCCCGGGCCGCTGTGCGG
This portion of the Saccharopolyspora antimicrobica genome encodes:
- a CDS encoding DEDD exonuclease domain-containing protein yields the protein MSAHPQLSFDEILTSEEVPLHQVTFVVVDLETTGGDRVQDAVTEIGAVKIRGGEVLGEFATLVNPERGIPPSIVTITGITEAMVVDAPRMDTVLPAFLEFCRGCVLVAHNAPFDIGFLRANCERLGLSWTKPQVVDTVRLARRVLSREETPNYKLGTLARVLNARTEPVHRALDDARATVDVLHSLLERVGSLGLRTLDDLLSHLPDVTPQQRGKRGLADQLPNAPGVYLFRGPNDEVLYVGTATDLRRRVRQYFTAGERRSRVKEMVAIAERVDHVECAHPLEAEVRELRLLAAHQPRYNRRSKHPQRAWWVVLTDEPFPRLSIVRAPKTGALGPFRSRHTAADAVEALQAVTAVRRCTERISARDPQGRPCALYELGRCGAPCAGLQSAAEYEPEVISIREVIGGRSVVLLERLRGELDRLSAAQRFEDAAAHRDQLAGLVRSLDRGQRLAALASVAELVAARPDGRGGWHLAVIRHGKLAAAGTARRGVPPMPVVDLLQASAETVIPGPGPLCGTTADEARVVYRWLTTGGTRMVRCSTPWNEPASAAGSWQTWLDKAINGRTPYAAID